The sequence ACGGTGACAGGCTCGAGCGTGCTGTCGGGCTGCCCCTCCCTGTCGTCAGCGAGTGTGGCGGCCGGGCCGGCGGGGGACCCCAGGTCGCTGCGGTTGGTGACGGCCGAGAGCAGGTGGCCGCTGGTGGGCTCGGCTCCCTCCTCACACAGGTGGAAGGCGTACACGGCGTCCAGGACGTCCTCGCCCTGCGCGTACTCGGGGCTGGCGCACTGCAAGTTGCCATCGTAGCGCCCCTGGAAGTTGCTGAGCCAGGAGGCCAGAGCGCACACGTTGCGCCCACAGTCCCAGAGGTTCCCGGCCAGGGTGATGCTGGTCAGCGACTTCCAGGAGCTGAGGATCCGGGGCTCGACGTAGGTGAGGCGGTTGGAGTCCAGCTGCAGGGACTGGAGGTGCGGCACGGTCTCGAACACGTGGGGCTCCATGTACTCGATCTCGTTGCCCGACAGGTCCATTTTCTCCAGGTTCCACACCCAGTCCAGCGAGCTGACCACAATGGCCACCTTGTTCCTCCTCAGGCAGAGCGAGTGCAGGGAGATGAGGCGCGGGAAGTGGGCGAAGTTCACCTTGACCAAATCGTTGTGCTCCAGGTGCAGCTCGGTGAGCTTGAACAAGCCGGCGAAAGAGTTGCGCGCCAGACTCTTGAGCTGATTGTATCCGATGTCGAGAAACTTGAGGCTGCGGCAGTCCTGGAAGATGCGCACGGGCACGAACTGGATGGCGTTGGCCCGCATGTGCAGCGTGGTGAGCTTCCGCAGCCCGTGGAAGAGGTCGGGCGCCAGCGCCTGCAGCTTGTTGTACGAGAGGTCCACGCTGCGCAGGTTGGGCATGGGCCGGAAGGTGGTGTTGGCCAGCTGGGTGATCTGGTTGGAACTCAGGGTGAGTTCCTTAACTCGGCGCAGTTTCTGAAAGGCGTCCCCCTGCACCGAGCAGATGTGATTGTGATCCAGATAGAGCCACGTGAGCTGCATTAACCCCGTGAACTGGCCGGCGCGCAGCTCCGAGAGGCCGTTGTAACGCAGGGACAAGCCCAGCAGGCCGGACAGGTTGTGGGGCGCCTCGGTGAGGTTGAGCGCCTCGCAGTATAGCAGCCGCCCCTCGCACCGGCACAGCTGCGGGCACCCGCTGGGGGCGGCGGGCAGCATCTGAAAGCAGGCCCCCAGCAAACACAAGCCCACCCCCGAGGGCCTCCTCAGCAGCCAGTGTAGACAGAACCCGAGCAGCAGGAAATCCATTAGCGAGAATCTTTCCAGAGAGGCTGGAGAATGTCCATTGGAAGCGCTCGGTCAGAAATCTACATCATATTTTATTCCGAGGGAGgggggagcgggggaggggggagaaaagggcaacaatcaaataaatatattgagataaagcaggacccccccccccactccccaaagCCACACGTTCACCTCTAAGCATGCAGAAAGCTGGGCAGCATAGAAAGTTCACAGCCACGGAAAAAGATCAAAGAGATGGTGATTTGGTCCATGTTAGATGCTGCAGCaaagaaaagggaggaaaaaaaaaaatcttcgggaaagaatttaattaaaaagtgtCTTACCCACCCTTTTCCAGAGAGTGACAACCTCCATTCAGCTGCTCCCTTTGTGTGCAGGCTAATTATATGCAGGGCGAGAGAAGACCCCTCTGTGTTTCCGAGGCAGCCCCGGTCCGCGGCCGGCGGATCTGGCAGGCGCACAATGTCTCACTTTGCTGCTCGGCTCCGGGCTGCAAGGGCGGCCGGCGAGGCGGGGAGGCGACTTCTAGGACCTGCAAGTTTCCCAACTACGTGCGGGGAGCCGGGGTTTCGCCTTCCTGCCGCTGTCCTTTCCCTCTGCAGTTCGGACTGTGACGttgtggggaggaaaaaaaaaaaaaaaacaattccaaACTCGGGGCTCGCGACTCCCCAGGATTTGACTGTCTGGTTAATGTCCGTCATTGGAAAGGACCCCTGACCGGCGCCACCTTTTCCTCCGCGGAGACCGCCTGCCATTCGAGCCCGGGGCGGCTGCGGAGAGCGGGCTCGCTCATCCTTCGCGGGCGGCGGGGAGGTGCGGGCGGCGGCGCGGGGAGCAGGGAGCGGCGCCCCGGCTCCTTCCCTCCGCCAGGCAGTGTGCGGCGCGAGCTTGCACCGGCACCTACTGCTCACTGAGTGTCGTAAGCTGCTCACGATTGTGCGTCTTCCCGGAGCACCTCAGACATGGGCAGACTGAAAAGGGGTGGCAGAAAACCAACATTTTCCCGAACCACTAAAGTAATATATGTTCtttgatgaaaaggaaaacactttcAGCTTTTTGGtccatatttcaaaaaaaaaaaaaaaagagggggggggaTGGAGGTATGGGAAAGCATCATCAACCACTGAGATATTTCCAAGTGGGAGACTGAAATACTCTGTTCTGCtccccctctcctttccctttgAGGAATGCCCCCCCTCCCGCTTTAAAGCTGTCTACGTGTAAGAGGTACGTAGGAATCCGTAGAGAAATCAACATTTGGTCCCTTGCTTTAGAAAAGCAACTTGAGAGAAGCTAGAGGAAGGCAATGATTTTGGGGACttggctgagatttttttttttttttccttgcggGCACTGGAGTTCTGCAGTCAGCCAGCCCTTTTGGGtggtggatggggtggggtgggggttgggggaatgCTTTTCAAACTCGGTCGATTTGGGACGCCATCCCAGTCCAAAGGTAGGAGACCCAGAGTGGCTGAAATGTATGTGTATCTGCGTACAGAGAGTCTTTCTTGCCCAAGATCCCTCCGGAGCTTCACCAGTCTCCATAGATGTCTGTGAGGTCCCGGGTGGATTAAAGAAAGATTTTACTGCCTGACACCGGGAGGGCTGACCCTGACATGCTGCTCACGGTGATTACAGAGCCCTGCAGTACACTCCACTCCAGGGGAATATGCCAGAGAATGAGCAGAGAAGGGGTCGTTTAAACCCACTTCCATACACACCTCTACTTAAGCTTTGACACTGTTACTAAATTGTGCCTTCTGAGTGTGAAGAGACGTCCTTGCCTGATTATTTCCATTAACAATCATTTATGGATGGGCTCCTTCAGCTTATGATGAGCTCTGTCTTGTCTCAACTTGTTTGGAGAGGGTCTGCATTGCTATGGTCAGGAACCTGTTggtcttttttggtttttttttaaggatgacaGAGAAGCCCTGCTGGAAGTGAGTGGATAAGCCTACTTTCTTGACTAAGATGCCCAGAATGGTGATAGGGAGAATCAAATGTGAATTCCCATCTCCTCACTTTGAATTTCTATCATGTCTGACTGTTAGGTACTGAAAATAAGTGGGCATCATCTGTAGTTGTACTCACATTTGATAAGAATGAACTGGACTTGCTTTGGACAGGTAACTTGGCTGGGCCTTAACACCCAAGCTGAAGACACCAACCAGTAGAATCAAAGTCACCAAAAACTGGTGGTACTTTTCAGGAAAAGTCATACGAACAAGGGCATGAATCATTCCATTTTTGTATTCCTCTGAGCTCTGCCCTGGTCATTCATCTCTGAGATGCATCATTTAATGGGAAGGAAAACAAATCTGAATGTCCTAGACATCACATGCTGTCTTAGGAGCTAAAAGAGACATTTGAAAATCAACCCCCTTAATTTTGTACATAACAAAACCCAGGCAAAGATTCACTGGGTGATTATTCAAGGTCTCACAGCTTCTTACTGGCAcagatagttttttttccctcctctcccaCATCAAAGTGGTGGTCTTCCCATCCCATTCTTGATGGTTGCCTCGCTGTCACTCTTGCCTCTTTCTCAACTCTGTGCTGAGCACCTGCGGGTTTTGTCCTGGCACCTTCAAGGTGCTGCAGAACACTTTAACAGACAAACAATTTCACCATCAAGTGTTTTCGCCTCTTGCCAAGACAATTATTCCTGACAGCAAGCCGGCTGATTGAGCCATAAACTATAAagggttgggaggctggggcggGCAGGGGTAAACATTGGCCAACCATTCAGCAAGTATTGTTGAGTACAAGCCACCCAATCCCCATGGCTGCAAGGAAGAAAATTCTCCTAATGTAGGCAGCTTGGCAAAGTGATGATAGAGCCTGCCAAATGGGCAAGAAGAGGTCCCACTTTGGATGTCACTTGATTTGTAGAGCTGGTATAGAGAGGCAGAAAAGAGTTGAGTGTTGGCAAGgaggaaagagaataaaattaaattcacTGCATTTATATGTGAGTTTTCTTTTAAGTACGCTACTTAAAACGTAGAAGATGTGTCTCGGctgtaattaaaatatatgtatgtacatatatatattgcttttcaCATTATTATCCCGCAAATCATTTCATCTGGATGGTATCTTTAAACCTTTCCCACTTCTAATGTGGCAAGTTTGCATCTTTTCTACGGTTTTAAACCCCTTGGCAGAACCGTATACATTAACAGATTGAAATGAGCTTTATTGAAATTTAGCTATTCTAAGTCATCTGAGTTGCAGAATCCcaatttattatgtatttaaagCATACCAGCCCTGATTAAATCAATGCAAATTAGGTTAAATAAGAACAACATGAATCAAGTGTTTCAGCAAAGTTGAGTTAGGAAACGACAACTTTTGAGTCACCACAGCAAGTTGATGTGACTGATTTTCACCAGTTTTAATGTCATGCGTCTTAGGGTCCAACacaattaaaaagtaagaaaaggaaagagttcGCCTAAAGTTCTCTTGTTCCTCTTGTTTGAGCTCTCATATCTCTGTACCTCTCTTGTGAAAACATCTAATGTGCTAGGTTATAATGCGACAGTTGTGTGTATACGTGATCAATCTCTTTTTCTAGGCTAAGCACAGTTTTCTATTGATAGATGTCTTCTTGAGCCTCGGATGTTGATGAGAGATACTTTTTACTCTTTAAAACACCCGTGATAGCTTCCATGTTTGTACAGGGGAAAAGATTAAGCATATCTTCCTAGTTGAGCATCAAGAAAACCACCTCAAGCCATCAGACCAGCATGTGATTGGGGAGTGGGGTAAGAAAGGACAAGAATCTTGAAATTGAGGCTTCTGAAAATGGGAAGAAACTCTGAGGTAGTTGAAGTGTGAGTCTGATTGCCAAAACACAATCTGGAACTAAGAGGAGGTGAAGATCGAGTTTGATGCAGCTGGGGAGGCCAGAAGTATAGCTTGGAGGAAGGAGGGGTAATTAATTCCTCTTCTTCTAAACCTTATACATTTAACTTTGCATAAtaaactctcctgctttttcttgaTACTTGATGTagtgatggggtggggagtggtcaCACACAgattactgtatatatatatatatatcagttcagttcagtcgcttagttgtgtccgactctttgtgatcccatggactgcagcactccaggcttccctatctatcaccaactcctggaacctactcaaactcatgtccatcacgtcagtgatgccatccaaccatgtcagaacacccccttctcccgccttcaatcttccccagcatcagggtcttttccagtgagttggttctttgcatcaggtggccaaagtaattggagtttcaacttcagcatcagtccttccagtgaatattcaggactgaatatgTTGTATCTATGAATATGTTGTACCTCTCCCATTTCATCTCAACTGAAGGCCACCTCCAATTTGTTTGAGTCAAAATAGTTTGTGAACCAAGAGGTACAGGTGATAAAAGTCTGATATAAGCATGCATTCTGAAGACTGGCCTTCCATTAGGAGTCCTTGGTGGTGCTCAGGACAAGAGAAATTCAAGTCGTGATTTTAATGTTCTTTCAGTGCTTGCACCAGCCTGGACCTTGATCTTTATGTgattatctttaattttcagtCGCAGTGAGCCATggcttttctttaaaaggaaCCATTTAGAGGTagggaaggagggtgggagtCACAATttcaaaaggagaaaattaagtctgttgtTCCTATGGGCAGGCCGCATACAACTGGCCTTTTACAACATGCTTTGGAAAACGTATGTGGTGCCAAAGGGTAAGGACTTAAGGCTTCTCTCAGGAGATCTACTTATAAagagcatattttttaaaaaaaagaagatcattttTCTTATCAAACTTTATCCTCCTCTTAGAACAAGGTAGTAATATGGATAGCGCTAAGGCAGTACTTACTATACTCAATGCAAGATGTTAAATCATGGGAGTaaaccaaagaaatgcaatgactCAGTGCTTTCCTCCTGGAACTTTAGGTAGGAGAAAGAAGCAGACACTGAGGGACTTTGctgataatatttatttattgcccaGTGCTTGAGAACAAATGTCCCCAGAACACATAAATGAGAAGAGCTGACAGGTAAGATGGGGCCAATGCTAAAAAGCTTCACTGAAAAGTTTATGGAGTAAAGTTTATGGAGTAAAGACTCAAGACGTAGACTCGCAGACCTGAGGGGTAACATCATGAAAGGATACCTATGATAGGGAACTGAAAGCCTTACATCTTGATGAGTGAATTGATTCCCTAGTTTTCAGAGGGAAAAAGAGGGACAAGGACAGAGGAAGTGTTGGGAGAGGAAGGAAGTTGGTAAAGGGCTTCCAAACCTTCCCTGTATTAAGACCACGTATTGGTCCCCAGACCTAGTTCTTTAGCTAGGTGTGGTTTTACAAATACTGGTGATAAATTAAGTCTGATTTAAATGATGCGTCTTAGGTGGGAAATGTCTGTGACTTCAGGTATGTGGTCAACCTTAAGAAATGATAGCATAGCTTGTGTAATAACTTTTGAAGGTGACCATTGCTAATTTGATGATTACCAGTTGCCattaaatgaattatatatatatatatatatattttttttttttttttgtggaccaCCCATTTTTGCTAACATACATGGGCTTCCAATGCTatgctgaatattttttgtttgctgtATCCTTCTAgttttgaaggaaatggcaacccactccagcactcttgcctggaaaattccacggacggaggagcctggtaggctacagtttatagggtcgcaaagagttggacatgactgagtgacttcacgttcactttcactttctagtctCGAAGACTGAACACCTTTGAGTTATCTTTGACTCTTGTAATAAATACGCGGGTTAGTTCCTGAGGCCTGTTCTGCTATCCCAGGCCCCACTCTGCAAGCCCCCTCTGCATTGTCATATGCTCTGATCATGCCATGTTACACTTACTGCTGTATATACTCTCTTCATCTTTGCTTACCTTCATCCTCACCATCCTTCAAGGTTGATGTTAAATttcctgtatgtcttctttattgATTCCCATGTAAAGAGATCTCTCATTCTTCCGAACTCTGTTAACAGCTTACCTTTATCAGTTCTGCTGCTGGTGCTGTTCACTTTATATGAGTGTGGCAGTCATTTCTAATTATAGTAGTTTAGAACTGAATGTGACATTAAACATCTTGGAGCTTAGGAATAAAAAGACTTCTGCTTTCCAATTCTCTCTGAGTATGATCCTACACAGGTCACTCTATTATCAGTGAAATAGGACCAAGGATGGCTATCTTAAAGGATTCTTGGGGAAAATTCAATGAGATCATGTATATTAGAGTTTTGCAACTCAAAAGTGTAAGCCTGGGACTAGCAGCCTTACAGCATGTTAGAAAGGCAGAAGCTTAGGTTTCTTTCTAGATCTGTTGAATCAAATCTGCATTTTACCATTAACTCCAggttaaaattaaattttgaaaagcatTCTATTAGAGCATTCTATTAGAAGTATTCACATTCTAACCTGAAAAAGTAACCCAGATATCAGTAATGTCTAGTTTTATAATTGAGGAATTGAAGGGTCAGAAATGTTAAGCGATTGCCCAAGATTGGTGGTAGAATTCAGATGAAAACCTTGCATCTTCTGAATCTTGTTCCATCCTATTAAATTCCAAACACAGAATTCAAAGTCTGTGTCTATCTCAGTACTTAGCACTTAGTAGGGCTCTTAATAAAGGTTGgttgcttcccagatggcacagtggtaaagaatttgcctgccagtgcaagagatgtgggtttgatccctgggttgggaagatcctttggagtaggagatggcaacctactccagtcttcttgcttgcgaaattccatggacagaggagactggtgagctacagtccatggggttgcaaggagtcagataagactgagcgcacacacacacacacacacctatggcAGTAAGTATAGAGCCCTTGTAAGTGTTTTATGCATCCCCTGGCTTATCTTACACCTCAGCTTTCTTATCACTGTCAGTCTGTATGTATTTCTCATGGATGTttaagtttgacttttttattaaagaaaaatgaagaaagggaaaaaagacaagaaaaaaaatttttaatgacgaTTATCACCTAAAATTTAACCACCTGGAGATAAACTGTCAAGTGTTAAGCACATATTCTTCTGGAATTGGTCTATttgatatgtatttatattttctaaaaatacaatAACATTATGCCAATACATACTACTTTGTAACTGATTTTTTCATTGTTGACATTTTCCCATAGCCAAATACAAATTGATAGGATCATCTGCAATAACTGCAAACCATTCTAATAAATttatccatctcttcttttttaccAGTTAGGTTGCATCTGGTTTTTAGCCATTATAAATTGACTGGGATGAACATCCTCATACATACACTACAATAGACTGATGGTTTAtatccccccaaattcatgtattgaaacctaatccccaatGTGGTATTTATTATATGGAGGTGGGGCCTGCCAGGGGTTATTAAGTCACAAGAGTAAAGCCCTCAAGATTGGGTTCAGAGggtgaggactttaaaaaaatctttcaatacCTAAGGCCAGATTGTCCTCCTGAAAGGTTGTACATATTTCAATCTCAATATCTATTAATATCTCTTTTGCTGGTTTATTCTTTTCCTTGGtatactccacacacacacacacacacacacacacacacacattccaccACAGATAGAAacctctttgtttccttttccttcatctGGCTGGGGTGCCCACTGAGATCCCTGTTGGAATCTGTTCTTGGTTACTTGGAACCATCCTTTCTTCCAATTCCTATTCCCTCCCTCCTTTATGCAGAGGCAGAGGGAGCCTTGGGTTTTGGGGTCTTCACTGTTCCTTCTGGGAGCTTCCGAGAGTTTCATTCCCACATCCTATTCaaatctgggcttctctggtagcttagctggtgaagaatcctcctgcaatgcaggagacccccggttcaattcctgggttgggaagatcccctggaggagggataggctaccctctctagtattcttgggcttccctggtggctcagatgataaagaatctgcctgaaatatgagagacctgggttctttccctgggttgaaaagatcccctggaggagggcatgcaacccactccagtattcttgcctggagaatccccatggacagaggagcctggcgggctacagtccctggggtcacaaagagtcggacacaactgagcaactaagcacagtacatGACATCAAACCAATGCGCCAGAACAGATTcggaaacatttatttaattgtaAACTGACAGGTGTATTTGACATTAACTGGGCACTTACCATACTAAGAAGTGATTCTAAAAGTTTGGATTTCAAATGCTGTAACAAGATGCTGGTGTaaaactctctttttttctcaggccCCAAGGATTTATGGGGATAACTGGACAACTGCAGTTCTTCTGTTTGATATTAACAAGTCTCACCTCCTCTCCTCACCACAAATAATGGAACCAATTTAATTCAGTAGTAAATTCTGTCTGTGATACATCTTAACAGTTAATTATCTTGTTTTATAGAATTTTCCAGATGTTGCTAATTTTGTCCTTGCAGCTTTTAGAACCCTCTAATATCTACCCCTGTAGTCTGTGGAAGACTATCAGTTATGAGAAGCCATATATAAAGAGCATAGGACTTTCCACATTGCACTGATAAATGTACCCCCTTTCCTCTTAGTGCAATCTGGCACAGTGCTGCCTTTTTGGAGATTCTTGCTGAAGTGTGTTTATTAACTGGCTTGAATTCTTGCTTAATCAATAGCCTGGGGAATCTGagttaaatataaaaaacctTTATATTGACATATAGGCACACATTGTTGACCCAGGAAGGTCCAAGCTTTTGAAGTCATACAGATTAGTGCCATTTATATGTGGCTACATTTTATACATCTAATTTGTGTGGGAAATCCCTCACCAGCCACGAGCAGTGAGCTTTCTGTGGTAAATTAGCCAGTTGAATGCATTTGTGTCTTTATTTAGCCATCTCCCATTCTCTGGAACCACTTCTTAATCTTTCACAGGCACCTTGAGAATGCCTTTTTAATAATTTAGTATCAGTGTCTGCTGCtgttcttatttgtttttcttagtttAAGTCAAATGGAGGTTTAGTTGTTGAGATAAAGTtagacaaaatgtggtccctgcCTTGGGTATTCTTGAATCtggagtggaggtgatggtaaCAAAGCAATGTGATTCATGCTGTGGCAGAGATGTAAACAGGAACTGTGGTTGGAGAGATTTCTGTACCTAACTGagcaaggagagaggagctgggagaAAAGGAGGAGGGTTGACCAGAGGGAAGGAAAGCTATTCCAGCCAGTAGGCGAAGTCTGTAAAAATGCTATAGGGTGCTTCTGATATGTTTACAGCGTCTGGAGCACAGGATGAaagggagggaagtggggagagatGAGACTGGAGGGTTAGAGCCAGATTGAGAAGTCTTTCCATCGGGATTATGATTTCTAAAATGTGGGTCCAAGGAATAAAATCCCGATGATTGTCTTGAACATGAAGAGCAGGAAAAAGGATACTGAAAGCAAGGAGAGGAGTTGGAAGTCTCCCATATCTGAGATGTCTGAGATATCATGTGAGACTGACTATATTACATGAGAGATGGACAGGACAGGACAAGCACAAACATGGTTTTGTACTGCAATCCACAATCCTTTACATGGTGATTTCTCCACGAAACAAAGATGACTTCAAATGAATGGATTGATTAAGGATAGATGGAAGGCAAGGAAGAGTAATATATGAGAGAAAACTCCAATGTTTAGAGCTACGAGTAAGTAGttaaagggaattccctgggggtccaatgattaggactctgaactctcactgtccagggcttgggttcaatccctggttggggaactaagatcccacaagctgcaaggcATGGCTCgataaataaataggtaaataaataagaGTAAGCAATTAAAGACGTCACAGAGGTTACATCTGGACATAAGGATCCAGGGAATCCCTGAAACATGCTTGGTAGTTACCGTGGTGGCAGTAGATGCAAATCCTCAGTGAGAAAGACTAGACTGCAGCTGATGCACAATCAGCTTCCTCTATGGCTCAGGGAGTAAAGAATTTAAGAGACACAcaagatgcagtttcgatccctggagaaggaaaatggcatcccactccagtattcttgcctgaagaatcccatggacagaagaacctggcaggctataatccaaagtgttacaaagagtcagacacaatgattGGCTACACACGCATAATGCACGATCAGAAGTCTTTGCAGACTGGTGAGGTAATGTGGATGGGGAGTGTATGACCTGTGCTATCTGCAAGTGCACGGTTTGATTAAAGGCTttcaaattctaatttttaagaattcCATTCTATACACAGGTGATATTGTAGACCTTATTCAGCTTATGCAATACTAGTTTGGAAAGCTTCTTTAAAGGTGATGATTCTCAACATAGAAGAATAGGAGGGAGCGGAAGAGGTGGAGAGCACTTCAATAGGAGGAATAAAGTAAGAAACACTACCCAAGTCCACAGTGAACGACTTCTAATAGTAGGCATGGCCTTGAGGCTGTGAGTAATAAGTAACTTACTTggctgtgaaaaagaaaaaatgtggagGAGATTGACAGGTTTTGAGAAGAGCCCAAATGGTCAAGGACCACCAATACTGGGAGAGGCTACCCAACAATGCGTAAAGCTGCAAAGTGACATTTTTAGTGTGACatcatgttagttgctcagtcatgtccaactctttgccatcccacgtgctgcagtccaccaggctcctctctcggtgaaattctccagacaagaatgctggagagggttgccatttccttctccagggtatcttcccaaaccagagatcaaacctgtgtctcctgaattgcaggcagattctttgccatctgagtcaccaaggaagtacAAAATCAGTGCTATCTGTCTATGGACTCTGGGTCAAGGACTGGCTGACTTTGAGTCCTTTGCCCAAGAGAGTTTGCCATTAGCAACTTATATCAGCCTGAGATCATTTCTCTGTAAATGGACCTTGCATTACCTTCTCAAACATGAAA is a genomic window of Muntiacus reevesi chromosome 3, mMunRee1.1, whole genome shotgun sequence containing:
- the LRRTM1 gene encoding leucine-rich repeat transmembrane neuronal protein 1, translated to MDFLLLGFCLHWLLRRPSGVGLCLLGACFQMLPAAPSGCPQLCRCEGRLLYCEALNLTEAPHNLSGLLGLSLRYNGLSELRAGQFTGLMQLTWLYLDHNHICSVQGDAFQKLRRVKELTLSSNQITQLANTTFRPMPNLRSVDLSYNKLQALAPDLFHGLRKLTTLHMRANAIQFVPVRIFQDCRSLKFLDIGYNQLKSLARNSFAGLFKLTELHLEHNDLVKVNFAHFPRLISLHSLCLRRNKVAIVVSSLDWVWNLEKMDLSGNEIEYMEPHVFETVPHLQSLQLDSNRLTYVEPRILSSWKSLTSITLAGNLWDCGRNVCALASWLSNFQGRYDGNLQCASPEYAQGEDVLDAVYAFHLCEEGAEPTSGHLLSAVTNRSDLGSPAGPAATLADDREGQPDSTLEPVTVALPGEHAENAVQIHKVVTGTMALIFSFLIVVLVLYVSWKCFPASLRQLRQCFVTQRRKQKQKQTMHQMAAMSAQEYYVDYKPNHIEGALVIINEYGSCTCHQQPARECEV